The nucleotide sequence CCCGCTCAGGACGACCTGAAACTACAGGTTGGTGATGTCGTGACCGCGATGGTGAAGGCTCCCGCCATCCATTTGATCCCCCGATCCGGCTGAAACCCGCAATCGATTCAGCTTCTTCGAGGTTCTGTCGCTACAACCGCGTCGGTTTCACTCTCTTTCCCAGATTCGCAGTTGAGTCCGAATGCGGCATCGCACTGCTTACGCAGCCGTTAAAACTTCGCAGTCCTTCCTCGTCGCTTACGGGCCAAAAACAGAGCGGCCCGGGAAATACAGGACGTTTCGGTCATGACCGCTCGCAAAGCCGTTCGATGATGAAGAGTGTTCGACGAAGGAGAACTCGGTCCGAGTCGATTCGGCGATTCATCCGACAAGATGTTGGAGCGAGACAACAATGCTCAGTCCTTTCAATCCATCTCGCCCATCAATGCCTTCCAGTTCTGGCCGATCGGACGAAATGGTGCTCACGCTTCTTTCTGGATCTCAGTCCATTCAAGTGAACCACGATGGATTCAAAATCGGAACGGGTCGTCAATGCGACCTGATTCTGGAAGATCCCACGATTCCTCGCTTGCACAGTCAGATTCACATTCAATCTGGCGCAGTCTGGATTGAAACCGTCTGTGACGACCTGTACCTGACCGTGAATGGCGCCACCTGTCGACGGATGGCACTGCGTGACGGCGATCGCTTGCAGATTGGTTCCACCCGGTTGTCAATCCAGCTTGCTCCGCAACCCCTCTTCGCCGAAGTCGGTGAAGCGACAAATGGAGGCCTTCCCGAAGACCTCGCGTCACTCACGGCAGAGGAATTGTGTGATCGGATTCTGACCGAGCAGGCAATCGTCAAGGAACTGTCCGCAGACGCCGACAGCGGCTGGGGGGCTCTCGTGAAAGCGATTGAAGCGGTCAGAGAAGTGCCGACATCGCTGGAATCAGAAAGCATTCCTCATGCGGAAGAAGTCCGCGTCTACAATACACTGCTGAGTCATCTTCAGGAGTTGCAAGTAGCCATCGCGGATCGAACACGCGAACTGAACCAGAAAGAGGCCGAGGTGCTCGCCACGGCGTCGATGATGGAAGAGACCCAGAAACGGGTGACGCAGCGATTGGACGTGATTCTCGACCATCTCAACGGTCCCGAGTCCAATGAACTGCGAGCGAGTGCCTGAACCTGTGTCGGCGGGGGATTTCCGTCTTCAGGTGGACCCTGTATACATGCACGTCGTCGATCGTGAGTAACAAGGTCCGTACACTGAACAGGACTTCCGCAAGACGAGGGCCGTCGAAGTGCGGCGGGCGAGTCAGTACTTCAATTTCGCCCACCTCCGATCGGCAGATGCCGGGTCTCTCGAAGTTCGTCCATGTTGCGGCCCCGGACTTTGGCGACCGATCCGACCGGCACAACTGCCGGTCTGGTTCGACTCATGCTTTACCGCAGAGTCGTTCGAGATCTTCGAAGTAGTTGGGATAGGTCTTCGACGTGCATCCAGGGTCAGAAATGACGATTCCGGGAACTCGAAGTCCGATCAGCGAAAAACTCATGGCCATTCGATGATCATCATACGTTGCCACGGTACCGCCGTGGAGCGGCCCCGGGTGAATGGTCATGCCATCGGGGTGTTCTTCCACACGGCAACCTAATTTCTGCAGTTCAGTGACGACTGCAGTGACCCGATCGGTTTCTTTCAACCGCATGTGCGCCACATTGCGGATTCGCGTGGGACCCGTGGCGAACGGAGCGACACAAGCGAGCGTTTGTGCGGTGTCGCTGATGGCGTTCATATCGATATCGATCCCCTGCAGCGGCCGACCCTGGACGGTCACACTGTCGGCGTTCCAGGTCACCTGGCATCCCATCTGCTCGAGTGCGCGAACGAAGTGCACATCTCCCTGCAGAGCGTTTGCATTCAGGCCATGGACGGTGATGTTGCCTTGAGTCACTGCGGCGAGGCCGAAAAAGTAACTGGCCGCGGAGGCATCGGGTTCAATGTCGTAGGTCGTCGCGACGTACGTCTGAGGAGTGATCCGATAGACGCCCGCCTCGGGCCGGTCAACGTTGACACCGAACTGAGACATTACGGCCAGTGTCATTTCAATGTAGGGCTCAGAGACGAGTTCCCCTGCCAGACGGATTTCAACCGTCTGTTGAGCACAGGGTGCGGCCATCAGCACGGCACTGAGGAACTGGCTTGAGAGATTGGCCTTGATCGAAATCGTTCCCCCCGGCAGGCCTTGTCCGTGAATAAGGACGGGCGGGCAGTCGTTGCCAAGTTCACACTCGACTTCGATTCCAAACTGCCGCAGCGCGACCACCAGGTCGGCGATCGGCCGCTCTCGCATGCGGGAATTGCCATCCAGACGATATCGTCCCTGTCCCAACGCACACAGCGCCGTGAGAAACCGGATACTGGTGCCGCTATTTTCGAGCCAGAGGTCAGCCGCACTGGTGGGAGGATTTCCGTGACAACCGTCGATTCGGACAGTCCCTTTCGCAGCATCATGATCGACGGTCAGACCCAATCGCTTCAGACTGTCGATCATGACCTGGGTATCGCGACTGTCGAGGACACCCGTTAAATGCGATGTCCCGCTTGCCAACGCTGCAACGACCAGGGCACGATTCGTGAGACTTTTTGAACCGGGCGGTCGAATCGAGCCGTTGACAGGGCCACAGACAGGTTGAATTTCACGAGAGGGTGTCATCTGCAATTGGTATCCTGAGTTGCTGTCGTGACGCATGACACGTCATGGTAAGGCGGTTTTGGCAGGGGGGCGGTTTCGTGTGAAGGAGTAATTTCCTAGCGTCGGGCGATGCGCGTCCGGCTGTTGCCCCGCGACTGCATTCTTACACGAATCACTTCGGGCAGGGCCGTTTCGAGCGGAGTGTCGGTCGTGAGCCGGTGGTAGACGAGGCCCAGTCGTGAGCAAATCCCTTCGATCGATTTCAGATGCGTGGTGAATTTCGCCAGATAATCACGACGGACGGCAGTCGGATCGACGTAGAGACGGCGGTCGGTTTCCAGATCGATAAACAGTTCGGGGGTAGTAAACGTGAAGCTGAGTTCTTCCGGATCCAGGACGTGGAAGACAATCACGTCCTGACCACGAACAGTCAGGCTTCCCAGGCTGACTTCGAGAGTCTCAAGCGGTGCCAGCAAATCCGAAATCAGAACCAGCATGCCCCGTTTATTGAGTCGTTCGGTGATCTGTTCCAGTGGCCGGGCCAGATGAGTTGACGAGCCTTCCGCTGTTTTTTCCAGCGAGACGAGCAAGCGGCGCAGATGACCCGAGCGATAACGAGGTGGAATGAAATCAATAATCTCGGACGCAAAGCTTGCTAAACCGATTGCGTCACGCTGCGTCGAGAGAAAATAGGCGAACGTCGCTGCCAGCGTCCGGGCGTACTCAGACTTGCTGTAGCCAATCGAACCGAAGTTCATGGAGCGGCTGGCGTCCAAGAGCAGCAGACATCG is from Schlesneria sp. DSM 10557 and encodes:
- a CDS encoding FHA domain-containing protein, which produces MNHDGFKIGTGRQCDLILEDPTIPRLHSQIHIQSGAVWIETVCDDLYLTVNGATCRRMALRDGDRLQIGSTRLSIQLAPQPLFAEVGEATNGGLPEDLASLTAEELCDRILTEQAIVKELSADADSGWGALVKAIEAVREVPTSLESESIPHAEEVRVYNTLLSHLQELQVAIADRTRELNQKEAEVLATASMMEETQKRVTQRLDVILDHLNGPESNELRASA
- the aroA gene encoding 3-phosphoshikimate 1-carboxyvinyltransferase, producing the protein MTPSREIQPVCGPVNGSIRPPGSKSLTNRALVVAALASGTSHLTGVLDSRDTQVMIDSLKRLGLTVDHDAAKGTVRIDGCHGNPPTSAADLWLENSGTSIRFLTALCALGQGRYRLDGNSRMRERPIADLVVALRQFGIEVECELGNDCPPVLIHGQGLPGGTISIKANLSSQFLSAVLMAAPCAQQTVEIRLAGELVSEPYIEMTLAVMSQFGVNVDRPEAGVYRITPQTYVATTYDIEPDASAASYFFGLAAVTQGNITVHGLNANALQGDVHFVRALEQMGCQVTWNADSVTVQGRPLQGIDIDMNAISDTAQTLACVAPFATGPTRIRNVAHMRLKETDRVTAVVTELQKLGCRVEEHPDGMTIHPGPLHGGTVATYDDHRMAMSFSLIGLRVPGIVISDPGCTSKTYPNYFEDLERLCGKA
- a CDS encoding DUF58 domain-containing protein, translating into MPAAITKTLAGEFVDPATLMRLKSLELRAKHVVQGFMTGLNRSPYHGFSVEFTEYRQYTQGDDLRHLDWKLYARTDRYYLKRFEDETNLRCLLLLDASRSMNFGSIGYSKSEYARTLAATFAYFLSTQRDAIGLASFASEIIDFIPPRYRSGHLRRLLVSLEKTAEGSSTHLARPLEQITERLNKRGMLVLISDLLAPLETLEVSLGSLTVRGQDVIVFHVLDPEELSFTFTTPELFIDLETDRRLYVDPTAVRRDYLAKFTTHLKSIEGICSRLGLVYHRLTTDTPLETALPEVIRVRMQSRGNSRTRIARR